The Leptospira hartskeerlii genome contains a region encoding:
- the lipA gene encoding lipoyl synthase, with translation MNPLKKKPRSNAYQPAPEKPDWLKVRLPFRGKENPVDFVRSSVEDGKLNTVCESASCPNLNHCWSRKTATYMLAGDICTRRCSYCDVAFGKPLALDPEEPLRVAESAKALGLNHVVITSVNRDDLSDGGAAHYKKTVELIRERLPECKIEILVPDFKMREENLEIVYSSKPDIFNHNLETVERLFPTVAPAKKYERSLDVLGHASGRGLLTKSGLILGLGETLEEVHQTLKDLRSVGVQMITLGQYLQPTPTHLPVSEYIRPEVFKDLKEFGKALGFRTVFSGPLVRSSYHADEQVPWFEN, from the coding sequence AAACCGGATTGGTTAAAGGTCAGGCTTCCTTTCCGGGGAAAGGAAAATCCGGTCGATTTCGTCCGCAGTTCCGTAGAGGACGGAAAACTCAATACAGTCTGCGAAAGCGCTTCCTGTCCCAACCTGAATCATTGTTGGTCCAGAAAAACCGCCACCTATATGCTCGCAGGGGATATCTGCACAAGACGTTGTTCTTACTGTGATGTTGCCTTTGGAAAACCGCTTGCGTTAGATCCGGAAGAACCTCTAAGAGTTGCAGAATCCGCAAAGGCATTAGGCCTAAACCACGTAGTTATCACATCAGTAAACAGAGATGACCTATCGGATGGAGGAGCGGCTCATTATAAAAAAACTGTAGAACTGATCCGAGAAAGATTACCTGAATGCAAAATTGAAATCTTAGTTCCGGACTTCAAAATGAGAGAAGAAAACTTAGAGATCGTTTATTCTTCCAAGCCGGACATATTCAATCATAACTTAGAAACAGTAGAGAGATTATTTCCTACTGTAGCTCCCGCCAAAAAATACGAAAGATCTTTGGATGTTCTGGGGCACGCATCGGGAAGAGGACTTTTAACTAAAAGTGGATTGATTCTTGGACTAGGCGAAACTTTAGAAGAAGTTCACCAAACTCTAAAAGATCTCAGATCAGTCGGAGTGCAGATGATTACCCTTGGACAATATCTGCAGCCAACTCCTACACATCTTCCTGTGAGCGAATATATTCGTCCGGAAGTATTCAAAGATCTGAAAGAATTTGGAAAAGCCTTAGGATTCAGAACTGTGTTCTCTGGACCTTTGGTTAGAAGTTCTTATCACGCGGACGAGCAAGTGCCGTGGTTCGAAAATTAA
- a CDS encoding lipoprotein LipL45, producing MNKIISVASAVLMVGLLTSGACKKPAENADSANAKQSQPSAIVVFSVGEAKIQHADLTEDKASLGTVLKEGDKVETKAKAKVDIQFSDGSAVRLAEKSSLEFSALALNTQGNTDTRLSLVSGKVFAKVNKASKDDQFSVVTPTAIAGVRGTSFVVDRTKNDRSVVKVLEGSVAVSPRVRALEGATAEEISANAELQKIKASLDKAEVILEKDESSIVKAPDKKFGEKELTKLDATLEKDIPKAVTKLTGAGVSKTEEEEIRTIVTLDKDTTDKLVKLNIDPKSGKVDEATNAANEAERKKIEEELAKRQSDELKRFKNVLVSAPKNLKTNKDLVNYYEKLEKIVLADGKTTIIGAIVDQQGSTMIVHTEDGIKKINQDDVKEVIYDFQTKSEN from the coding sequence ATGAATAAGATCATTTCCGTTGCATCAGCCGTCCTAATGGTCGGTCTGTTGACATCCGGAGCTTGTAAAAAGCCTGCGGAGAACGCGGATTCCGCGAACGCAAAACAGAGCCAACCATCGGCAATCGTAGTATTTAGCGTAGGGGAAGCAAAAATCCAACACGCTGATTTAACTGAAGACAAAGCTAGTCTTGGAACTGTCCTGAAAGAAGGGGACAAAGTTGAAACCAAGGCAAAAGCAAAAGTTGATATCCAATTTTCCGACGGTTCAGCTGTTCGTTTGGCTGAAAAGTCTAGCTTGGAATTCTCCGCTCTCGCTTTGAATACCCAAGGAAACACTGACACTAGACTGTCCTTAGTTTCCGGAAAAGTTTTCGCTAAAGTAAATAAAGCAAGCAAAGACGACCAGTTCTCTGTAGTAACTCCGACCGCAATCGCGGGAGTTAGAGGAACTTCTTTCGTTGTGGATCGTACTAAAAACGACAGATCTGTCGTAAAAGTATTAGAAGGATCCGTTGCAGTATCCCCAAGAGTTCGTGCTCTGGAAGGTGCAACTGCTGAAGAGATTTCTGCGAATGCAGAATTGCAAAAGATCAAAGCTTCATTAGACAAAGCTGAAGTTATCTTAGAAAAAGACGAGTCTTCCATAGTAAAAGCTCCTGATAAAAAATTCGGTGAGAAAGAACTTACTAAGCTAGACGCTACTTTGGAAAAAGACATTCCGAAAGCGGTTACTAAACTAACTGGTGCTGGAGTTTCCAAAACCGAAGAAGAAGAGATCAGAACTATCGTTACTCTGGACAAAGATACTACCGATAAATTAGTAAAACTGAATATCGATCCTAAGTCCGGCAAAGTAGACGAAGCTACTAACGCTGCTAACGAAGCAGAAAGAAAGAAAATCGAAGAAGAATTAGCTAAGCGTCAATCTGACGAGCTAAAAAGATTCAAGAACGTTCTTGTTTCCGCTCCTAAAAACCTGAAAACCAATAAGGATCTTGTAAACTACTACGAGAAACTGGAAAAAATCGTACTGGCTGATGGCAAAACTACCATCATCGGAGCGATCGTAGACCAGCAAGGTAGTACAATGATCGTCCATACCGAAGACGGTATTAAGAAGATCAACCAGGATGATGTAAAAGAAGTTATCTACGACTTCCAAACTAAATCCGAAAACTAA